The following are encoded in a window of Lampris incognitus isolate fLamInc1 chromosome 15, fLamInc1.hap2, whole genome shotgun sequence genomic DNA:
- the tcte1 gene encoding dynein regulatory complex subunit 5, with amino-acid sequence MSKSLYSSVAKLNLAGSNRKVRRIFAEDLEWSLATVPRLSKLCLETIVRNFEEHPIVEKLPPGQRDYVLERLSPLLPLHVTASLISDERYWKRCCKQRWDPCDTSQYGHSWKRMFLERHLENIIELFVPDVTDPKTVLDLVPLCKNYVKRLNISQLLLPIKEPQQAEEEECLDSASDSGSDRPSMDHFDFGILLDKLTSLEELHLMYRVKDCGMNFEWKMFEITLRDCESLAWALMSCKTLKVLRLQQSKVEDEKCRMLVRHLLDHPSLRELDFSHNLIGDRGARAVSKLLNRSKLETLNIYDNDIRGPGAQAIASALSKNSTLLSLNLRLNRLGDEGGQAIGKALRWNHTLLHLHLGANEMTEPTAAVLAKALAQNNTLKTINLSCNRLGEDGGKLLEDGMSHNISITECDIRLTEVGQEADCSISQVVQNNRDREHERRAPENGAG; translated from the exons ATGTCTAAATCCCTTTATTCGTCTGTGGCAAAGCTAAACTTGGCTGGGTCTAACAGGAAGGTGCGGAGGATCTTTGCTGAAGACCTAGAGTGGTCTCTTGCCACGGTGCCTCGTTTATCAAAACTCTGCCTGGAAACCATTGTGAGAAACTTCGAGG AACATCCTATAGTTGAGAAACTTCCACCTGGCCAGAGGGACTATGTGCTAGAAAGGCTGTCCCCTTTGCTGCCCCTGCATGTGACAGCCAGTTTAATAAGTGATGAAAGGTACTGGAAGCGGTGCTGCAAACAGCGGTGGGACCCTTGTGACACGTCTCAGTATGGCCACAGCTGGAAACGAATGTTCCTCGAGAGACATCTGGAGAACATTATTGAGCTTTTTGTCCCAGATGTGACGGACCCAAAGACCGTTCTAGACCTGGTCCCTCTGTGCAAGAACTATGTAAAGAGACTGAATATCTCCCAGTTGCTGCTGCCCATCAAGGAGCCCCAGCAGGCAGAAGAGGAGGAGTGCTTGGATTCAGCTAGTGACAGTGGCTCTGATCGACCATCTATGGACCACTTTGACTTCGGTATCCTGCTAGACAAGCTAACCAGCTTGGAAGAGCTGCATTTGATGTACAGGGTGAAGGACTGTGGCATGAACTTTGAGTGGAAAATGTTTGAGATCACCTTACGGGACTGCGAGTCCCTGGCTTGGGCCCTGATGTCATGCAAGACGTTGAAG GTCCTGAGGCTCCAACAAAGTAAAGTGGAAGATGAAAAATGCCGGATGCTGGTGAGACACCTCTTGGACCACCCGTCCCTGAGGGAGCTCGACTTTTCTCACAACCTGATAGGAGACAGGGGAGCCAGAGCCGTTAGCAAGTTGCTCAACAGAAGCAAACTGGAAACCCTAAACATCTATGACAATGACATCAGAGGCCCGGGAGCCCAAGCTATAGCATCTGCCCTGTCCAAGAACTCCACCCTGCTTTCCCTCAACCTGCGACTCAACCGTTTGGGAGATGAGGGGGGTCAAGCAATAGGAAAAGCCTTGCGGTGGAACCACACTTTACTCCACCTGCATTTGGGGGCCAATGAGATGACCGAACCTACCGCCGCTGTCCTGGCTAAAGCACTTGCTCAGAACAACACCCTGAAGACCATCAACCTCTCATGCAACAGGCTGGGTGAG GATGGAGGTAAGCTGTTGGAGGACGGAATGTCTCACAACATCAGCATCACAGAATGTGACATTCGTCTGACGGAGGTGGGTCAGGAGGCCGACTGCTCCATCAGTCAGGTGGTTCAAA